GGCCGTCATCGAAGGCGACATGACCACCGAATTGGATGCCGATCGATTACGGGCTTACGATGTCCCCGTGGTGGCCATTAACACCGGGCGATCCTGTCACCTTGACGCCAAGATGGTCGCGGGTGGCATCCACCAATTGGAGCATTGCACTAATCCTAGTGAACTGGATTTAGTGCTGGTAGAGAATGTCGGGAACCTCGTATGTCCGGCAGAGTTTGAAGTAGGAGAGCATGCCAAAGTGGCCCTACTCAGCGTGACAGAGGGGGAAGATAAGCCGCTGAAATATCCCGTGATGTTTCAAGCAGCCGATTGTTTATTGGTGACCAAGATAGATTTAGTTCCCTATCTCAATATTGACATTGAGCAAATCAGCCAGAATGTCCGTCAGCTCAATCCCCATGCCACGATTATTCCGGTATCTGCACAAACAGGAGCAGGGCTTGCTGAATGGTATGAATGGGTGCGTCAACAGGTCGCCCAGCCGAGTCGGACTGCAGTCGGTCGTCATTAGTTGTTTGTAAGCAGGTAAAAGACTTCTATGAAGCGAAGAAATTTTCTATCCTTATGTTTGGTATTTTTCTGCAGTTTGCTGCTGACCGTCAGCTGTAGCTCCTCACCCGAGACGACAACCGACTCTTCTGTCGGCTCAGGGGAGCCAGTTGTGATTGGTTACAGTAACTGGGCGGGTTGGTGGCCTTGGGCCATTGCCGAGCAAGAAGGGCTATTTGAAAAAAATAAGGCCAATATCAAACTCAAATGGTTTGATAATTACACCACTTCAATGGAAGCCCTGGCAGCGGGTCAATTAGACGGCAATTGCCAAACCCTCAACGATACGATTTCCTTTGCCGGCAGTGCCACCAAGGGAGAAGTCGCGGTCCTAGTCAATGACAACTCTGCTGGTAATGACAAGATTATCGTTACGGCCGATATTAATAGTATTCAAGACTTGAAAGGTAAGAAAGTTGCCGTTGAAGAAGGAGTAGTGGACGACTTTTTGTTGACCTTAGCCTTGGAAGAAAACGGCATGAAGCGAGACGATGTGGAGATCGTGGGCTTGGAAACGGGTAAGGCCGTGACTGCTTTTGTGGCAGGTAAAGTGGATGCAGTCGGGGCATTTCCCCCGTTCTGGGCAACAGCGTTAAAGCGGGAAGGCAGTAAAGAGCTGATCTCGTCCAAAGAGTTTCCGGGTGCCATTCCAGACTTGCTCGTGGTGACCCAAGATTTAGTGGATAATCGCCCCGATCAAGTGCAGGCCCTGGTAGATACTTGGTTTGATATCTTAGCCTTCATAGATAAAAATCCCCAAAAGGCTGATGAAATTATGGCGAAGCGGGCCGGGGTCTCTCTGGAAGAGATGAAGCAATTCAAAGAAGGAACGCGCTTCTTCTCCCTAGAAGATAATCTGGAAGCATTTTCGGATGGTGAAGACATGAAGCATATGCCCTTTGCTGCCAAACGGATGGCTAAGTTTATGGTGGATGTCGAATTCATTAAAGAAGCACCGGATTTAACCCAAGTGCTGGATGACCAGTTTGTTAAGGCCTATCAAGCCAAGCAAGCATAGTTCCCTTCTATTCCTGGAGCTAGTTCGCTCCAGGAATACCAGATTAGTCATGTGTCTCTGCAGCGATTATGACCTCCAACTCGTCAGTTCCCCCACCCCAACCGAACCATCAGTCTGGTGGATTAAAACCCACTATTTTTTGGCGTATTGCTGAGGACATTCCAGGGAATCTCAAGTGGGCCTTAATGGTGACTTCCATCGTTCTTCCCTTCGGACTTTGGTGGGGAATCGCTAGCACTGGAGTCGTTA
The Acaryochloris marina S15 genome window above contains:
- a CDS encoding ABC transporter substrate-binding protein, coding for MKRRNFLSLCLVFFCSLLLTVSCSSSPETTTDSSVGSGEPVVIGYSNWAGWWPWAIAEQEGLFEKNKANIKLKWFDNYTTSMEALAAGQLDGNCQTLNDTISFAGSATKGEVAVLVNDNSAGNDKIIVTADINSIQDLKGKKVAVEEGVVDDFLLTLALEENGMKRDDVEIVGLETGKAVTAFVAGKVDAVGAFPPFWATALKREGSKELISSKEFPGAIPDLLVVTQDLVDNRPDQVQALVDTWFDILAFIDKNPQKADEIMAKRAGVSLEEMKQFKEGTRFFSLEDNLEAFSDGEDMKHMPFAAKRMAKFMVDVEFIKEAPDLTQVLDDQFVKAYQAKQA
- the hypB gene encoding hydrogenase nickel incorporation protein HypB, with the protein product MHQTVDAALGINLLHANQEGANHNQAHFDEWGVTCFNIMSSPGAGKTVLLEKTLAALSPELKLAVIEGDMTTELDADRLRAYDVPVVAINTGRSCHLDAKMVAGGIHQLEHCTNPSELDLVLVENVGNLVCPAEFEVGEHAKVALLSVTEGEDKPLKYPVMFQAADCLLVTKIDLVPYLNIDIEQISQNVRQLNPHATIIPVSAQTGAGLAEWYEWVRQQVAQPSRTAVGRH